The Impatiens glandulifera chromosome 8, dImpGla2.1, whole genome shotgun sequence genome includes a window with the following:
- the LOC124912011 gene encoding selenium-binding protein 1-like, with protein MALDCEVKSSVPAPAGRNGCCKKVGGGPGYGSPLAAMSGPKESIVYVTCVYTGTGREKPDYLSTIDVDPSSETYSKIIHRLRMPHIGDELHHSGWNACSSCYQDSGASRRFLVLPSLVSGRIYAIDTLKDPRAPILHKAVEPEDIISKTGLAYPHTAHCLASGDILVSCLGDKNGNAKGNGFLLLDSDFNVKGRWEKEGHSPLFGYDFWYQPRHNTMISTSWGAPLAFTKGFDLQHVADGLYGQHLHVYSWPGGELKQTLDLGSTGLIPLEIRFLHDPSKDTGYVGCALSSTMVRFFKNQDESWSHEVVVSVEALKVENWILPTMPGLITDFLIALDDRFLYISNWLHGDIRQYNIEDPKKPILAGQVWVGGLIQKGSPVSAIAEDGTTYQIDVPEIKGTRLRGGPQMIQLSLDGKRLYVTNSLFSSWDKQFYPELLEKGSHMLQIDVDTEKGGMAINPNFFVDFETEPDGPALAHETRYPGGDCTSDIWI; from the exons ATGGCTTTGGATTGTGAAGTTAAATCATCGGTGCCGGCGCCGGCAGGGAGGAACGGTTGTTGCAAGAAGGTCGGCGGCGGCCCAGGTTATGGGTCTCCTCTGGCAGCCATGTCTGGACCAAAAGAATCTATAGTCTATGTTACCTGCGTTTACACAG GAACGGGAAGGGAAAAGCCTGATTATTTGTCAACCATAGATGTGGATCCAAGTTCAGAAACTTATTCAAAAATCATTCACAGGCTTCGTATGCCTCATATAGGAGATGAATTACATCATTCTGGATGGAATGCTTGTAGTTCTTGCTATCAAGATTCTGGAGCATCTCGTCGTTTCCTTGTCCTGCCTTCTCTAGT ATCTGGTAGGATTTATGCAATTGATACCTTGAAAGATCCAAGAGCGCCAATTCTGCATAAAGCGGTTGAGCCTGAAGATATAATATCCAAGACTGGATTAGCTTATCCACATACTGCCCATTGTCTTGCTTCTGGTGATATATTGGTTTCTTGTTTGGGTGATAAGAATGGGAATGCGAAAGGAAATgggtttcttcttcttgattcaGATTTCAATGTTAAAGGAAGATGGGAGAAAGAAGGACACAGTCCTTTGTTTGGATATGATTTCTGGTATCAACCTAGGCATAATACCATGATCAGTACTTCTTGGGGAGCTCCACTTGCTTTTACAAAAGGGTTTGATCTTCAGCATGTTGCAGATGGTCTTTATGGACAGCATTTGCATGTTTATAGCTGGCCTGGTGGTGAATTGAAGCAGACACTTGATCTTGGCTCTACAGGACTTATACCTCTCGAA ATCAGGTTCTTGCATGATCCATCGAAAGATACTGGATATGTAGGATGTGCTTTGTCGAGCACCATGGTGCGGTTTTTCAAGAATCAAGATGAATCTTGGAGCCATGAA GTTGTGGTATCTGTTGAGGCATTGAAGGTGGAAAACTGGATTCTTCCTACAATGCCAGGGCTGATCACAGATTTCCTTATAGCACTTGATGATCGATTCCTCTATATTTCAAATTGGCTTCACGGAGATATAAGACAATATAACATCGAGGATCCTAAGAAACCTATTCTCGCCGGCCAAGTATGGGTGGGCGGGCTCATTCAGAAAGGTAGTCCCGTCTCAGCTATAGCTGAAGACGGGACCACCTACCAAATAGATGTTCcagaaattaag gGGACGAGATTGAGAGGAGGGCCACAGATGATACAATTGAGCTTGGATGGGAAGCGGTTATATGTAACGAACTCTCTGTTTAGTTCTTGGGACAAGCAGTTTTATCCCGAGCTTTTGGAGAAGGGTTCACACATGTTACAAATCGATGTCGACACTGAGAAAGGTGGCATGGCGATAAACCCGAACTTCTTTGTGGACTTTGAGACTGAACCGGATGGCCCGGCGTTAGCCCATGAGACGAGGTATCCGGGTGGTGATTGTACTTCAgatatatggatttga